In a single window of the Thermofilum uzonense genome:
- a CDS encoding zinc metalloprotease: MHGETFYPREVQELTLATLAVFAVIAGEYLYPFYTPSFLQLLRLLTLSFVIYVPHELAHKFIAMYFGYPARFSIVWEFFLLTLISAIPVIPIKFIAPGTVYIYTGPFIDKKTDGMISAAGPVTNILLGLVGMIAGGTFAKTVMNFSGWIAFFNLLPFGPLDGRKVLAWNAGVWAALMLVSLAMVIL; this comes from the coding sequence GTGCATGGCGAAACGTTTTATCCACGTGAGGTACAGGAGCTGACTCTCGCTACCCTTGCAGTGTTTGCTGTAATTGCAGGGGAGTATCTCTATCCGTTCTATACACCGAGTTTTCTCCAATTACTCAGACTTCTAACTTTATCCTTCGTTATCTACGTACCCCATGAGCTTGCCCACAAGTTTATCGCGATGTACTTTGGTTACCCTGCAAGGTTCTCTATCGTATGGGAATTCTTTCTTTTAACCCTCATCTCTGCAATACCCGTGATCCCAATTAAATTCATAGCTCCGGGAACCGTCTACATATATACTGGGCCTTTTATAGACAAGAAGACCGACGGGATGATATCGGCTGCTGGACCCGTGACAAACATCCTACTAGGACTGGTCGGAATGATTGCTGGTGGGACATTTGCAAAAACAGTAATGAATTTTAGCGGTTGGATTGCTTTTTTCAACCTACTACCGTTTGGTCCCTTGGATGGGCGAAAAGTTTTAGCCTGGAACGCGGGTGTATGGGCGGCTCTAATGCTTGTGTCACTAGCAATGGTTATTCTCTAA
- a CDS encoding polyamine ABC transporter substrate-binding protein: protein MKITRRQFILSAGIIAAAAALGYYYFERQSTGGQKTLRVYNYSTYIDPDLIKEFETKYNVKVIYDEYESAEEAYAKLQYGGGGYDVVVLTDQFLTQAVKKNLIRPLDKSKIPNLANIDPLFLNNKFDPGLNYGIPYAWGTTGIGFNGKFVNAGEIEGYEQLFDTQGFLQRHKGKVSMLEEFLEVVNAAKLYLNIPLDDWSDDAVNRIIDLLRKQKDYLAGYYGASIYIPQLAKGDLHAAQAWSGDVMQAQSEEKAVGYILPKEGAFIWIDFMTIPTGAREVDLAHEWINFILERESAVKNVSYTYYPSPIKKSLLEGLVPDEILSNPAVYPPKDAKLLFTNPVDENILAIVERISTSVKRV, encoded by the coding sequence GTGAAGATTACAAGAAGACAGTTCATCCTAAGCGCTGGAATTATAGCAGCGGCAGCAGCTCTTGGCTATTACTATTTCGAGAGACAGTCAACGGGAGGACAGAAGACCTTAAGAGTATACAATTACAGCACATACATAGACCCAGACCTAATAAAGGAGTTCGAAACCAAGTACAATGTTAAGGTAATCTACGATGAGTACGAGTCCGCTGAAGAGGCTTATGCGAAGCTACAGTATGGTGGCGGGGGGTATGATGTCGTAGTTCTGACAGATCAGTTCTTGACACAAGCCGTTAAGAAAAACCTTATAAGGCCTCTCGACAAGTCTAAGATCCCAAACCTTGCAAACATAGACCCCCTCTTTCTAAACAATAAGTTCGACCCCGGTCTCAACTACGGCATACCTTATGCTTGGGGTACAACAGGTATCGGCTTTAACGGTAAGTTTGTAAATGCTGGAGAGATAGAAGGATACGAACAGCTCTTTGATACTCAAGGGTTCCTTCAAAGGCATAAGGGAAAAGTCTCTATGCTTGAGGAGTTCCTAGAAGTTGTGAACGCTGCAAAGCTCTACCTTAATATTCCCTTAGACGACTGGTCTGACGATGCCGTGAACAGGATAATAGATTTACTCCGAAAACAAAAAGACTATCTGGCAGGCTACTATGGTGCTAGCATATATATACCCCAACTGGCGAAGGGCGACTTGCACGCTGCACAGGCTTGGAGTGGCGACGTAATGCAAGCGCAAAGTGAGGAAAAAGCTGTAGGTTATATCCTACCAAAAGAGGGCGCTTTCATCTGGATCGACTTCATGACTATTCCAACGGGTGCTAGGGAGGTCGACCTGGCCCATGAATGGATAAACTTTATTCTTGAAAGAGAGAGTGCTGTCAAAAACGTCAGCTATACTTATTATCCGAGCCCCATAAAGAAGAGCCTATTAGAGGGGTTAGTCCCTGATGAGATCCTAAGCAATCCAGCGGTATATCCGCCAAAGGATGCTAAACTGCTGTTTACGAATCCTGTGGACGAAAACATACTGGCAATTGTTGAACGGATAAGTACAAGTGTAAAGAGGGTTTAG
- a CDS encoding ABC transporter permease has translation MIRKVLKIYTYLLLAFIYAPLIFVIIQSFNVSKYPGDLKGFTLRWYSELLLDSEVLTAALNGASVALISSILSTILGGLAAYYFARRRSSPLVDNFFYAPIVIPEIVESVSLLMLYYYVGAELGFWTVLIGHTAYNVSYAYVALKPQFRLTATNVEDAAYTLGAKPFDVFVRVYFPLALPGIISSLLITFSMSFDDFIKTAFTTGPGFKTLPLVIWARAARGRATSELNALATILIAVSLLTSYIYTRQVFKGKED, from the coding sequence ATGATTAGGAAAGTTCTCAAGATATACACATATCTTCTCCTAGCATTCATATACGCGCCTCTCATCTTTGTAATAATACAGTCCTTCAACGTCTCGAAATATCCAGGAGACCTAAAAGGGTTTACACTAAGATGGTACTCAGAGCTTCTGCTTGACTCTGAAGTCCTTACAGCAGCTTTAAACGGGGCTTCCGTCGCACTCATCTCATCGATTTTATCAACGATACTAGGGGGTTTAGCAGCGTATTATTTTGCTAGGAGAAGATCATCACCACTCGTTGATAACTTCTTCTACGCCCCTATAGTCATCCCTGAGATCGTAGAATCGGTAAGTCTTCTCATGCTCTACTACTATGTTGGTGCCGAGCTGGGCTTTTGGACCGTCCTGATAGGACACACCGCATATAATGTGTCATATGCCTATGTTGCGCTCAAGCCACAGTTTAGGCTGACAGCTACCAATGTAGAAGATGCAGCGTACACGCTGGGCGCTAAGCCTTTTGATGTATTCGTTAGGGTATACTTTCCTCTTGCACTCCCAGGCATCATATCCTCGCTTCTCATTACATTCTCGATGTCCTTCGACGATTTTATAAAGACAGCTTTTACGACAGGGCCGGGCTTCAAGACTCTTCCATTGGTTATCTGGGCGCGAGCGGCGCGTGGCAGAGCTACTTCCGAGCTTAACGCGCTGGCTACAATACTCATTGCTGTATCGCTGCTGACAAGTTACATATATACAAGGCAAGTCTTTAAAGGTAAAGAAGACTAA
- a CDS encoding ABC transporter permease has translation MRKNPVFLIAILPLLYVLTTFYVPIILMAMESLKAGGVQVYTSVLTNKDFTSIILYSAAIAFITTLITLVLAFPAAYYLSFGVENPQTKNKFLVAFTVPMLINFLLRAYALMNILSLVNLTNTIQGMIIGMVYEFLPFMLLPIYSTLERIERRFLEAAETLGAKPWQAVLRITLPLATPGIASGVILVFLMAFTEFVVPGLLGGVYGYTVGYLIWDLFLKYRNWPVGSALAFIVTLTSIFAVYFYTRYGGGND, from the coding sequence ATGCGGAAAAACCCTGTTTTTCTCATAGCGATTCTACCGCTTCTCTATGTATTAACGACGTTTTATGTTCCAATAATACTGATGGCCATGGAGAGCCTTAAAGCCGGCGGAGTACAAGTTTACACGTCGGTTTTAACAAATAAAGACTTCACCTCTATAATCTTATATTCTGCAGCTATCGCTTTCATAACGACTCTGATTACACTAGTACTCGCTTTTCCAGCTGCCTACTATCTGTCCTTTGGGGTCGAAAACCCACAAACCAAGAACAAATTTCTAGTTGCATTCACTGTTCCCATGCTTATAAACTTCCTACTAAGGGCCTATGCATTAATGAATATTTTATCTCTTGTGAACCTTACGAATACCATCCAGGGAATGATAATAGGCATGGTTTACGAGTTCCTCCCATTCATGCTTTTACCAATATATTCCACTCTTGAACGCATAGAGAGGAGGTTTCTCGAGGCCGCAGAGACACTTGGTGCCAAGCCCTGGCAAGCCGTCTTAAGGATAACACTCCCATTAGCGACTCCAGGTATAGCGTCAGGTGTTATACTGGTATTCCTAATGGCGTTTACGGAGTTCGTGGTTCCTGGACTCCTGGGAGGCGTCTATGGATATACAGTCGGGTACCTTATATGGGATCTTTTCCTGAAGTATAGAAACTGGCCTGTAGGCTCCGCACTAGCCTTCATAGTCACTTTGACCTCTATTTTTGCGGTATACTTCTATACACGTTACGGTGGCGGTAATGATTAG
- a CDS encoding ABC transporter ATP-binding protein: MVRGVSVRVEDVSKTYKDRGTTTALKSVKLDIRAGELFSILGPSGCGKTTLLRIIAGLLKPDAGRVFFDELDVTDKPAYERPIGMVFQDLALFPHLTVYKNVSFGLEIAGWPKDKAERRVKEVLELVRLPFDVFAHRRISQLSGGQQQRVALARALARDPSVLLLDEPFSHLDYKIRIELIRELKRLQRETGVTMIYVTHDQNEAMMLSDRLAVMYEGVLQQVGSPLEVYTRPANEFVASFLGEANIISVEARGGVAEVKGVKIDLSLFSPELSGYDGRVLLFFRPEDVKLSGDPSRMIQLEAVVIEKTFLGPLTKIVLDGWGDVKFEALAPTRESWGIEVGERVRMYLEPSSVKIFTR, from the coding sequence ATGGTCAGAGGAGTTAGCGTCAGGGTTGAGGATGTCAGCAAGACGTATAAGGATAGAGGTACAACTACTGCTCTAAAAAGCGTAAAACTGGACATTAGGGCTGGGGAGCTCTTCAGTATTCTAGGGCCCAGCGGTTGCGGTAAGACGACTCTCTTGCGGATCATAGCCGGGCTTTTGAAACCAGATGCTGGCCGCGTGTTCTTTGACGAGTTGGACGTTACAGACAAACCTGCCTACGAGAGGCCTATCGGGATGGTTTTCCAAGACCTCGCACTCTTCCCTCATCTAACAGTTTATAAGAACGTCTCCTTCGGCCTAGAAATTGCAGGATGGCCAAAAGACAAGGCTGAGAGAAGAGTGAAAGAGGTTCTTGAGCTCGTCAGGCTACCATTCGATGTTTTTGCTCATAGAAGAATAAGCCAGCTCAGCGGTGGCCAGCAGCAGAGGGTGGCTTTAGCTCGTGCCTTGGCTAGAGATCCCAGTGTCCTCTTACTCGACGAGCCCTTCAGCCACCTGGACTATAAGATAAGAATCGAGCTTATCAGAGAGCTTAAAAGGCTTCAAAGGGAGACGGGAGTCACAATGATTTACGTGACCCACGACCAGAACGAGGCCATGATGCTCTCAGACAGGCTTGCAGTAATGTATGAGGGTGTTCTCCAACAGGTGGGGTCTCCACTAGAAGTATACACCAGGCCGGCGAACGAGTTCGTCGCCTCTTTCCTTGGCGAGGCTAACATAATCTCTGTTGAAGCCAGAGGGGGTGTAGCCGAAGTAAAAGGTGTCAAAATTGATCTCTCCCTCTTTTCACCAGAGCTTAGTGGCTACGATGGCCGCGTCCTCCTATTTTTCCGCCCTGAAGACGTGAAACTATCGGGTGATCCATCCAGGATGATTCAGCTAGAAGCTGTAGTCATCGAGAAAACTTTCCTGGGTCCCCTAACGAAAATAGTCCTTGATGGCTGGGGCGACGTTAAATTTGAAGCTTTGGCTCCAACACGTGAAAGCTGGGGGATAGAAGTGGGTGAGAGAGTCAGAATGTACCTTGAACCATCCTCGGTTAAGATCTTCACCAGGTAG
- a CDS encoding SagB/ThcOx family dehydrogenase yields the protein MSVPSKLPTPSLRDKPTLREALWCLANATPLQCPRCDLEGLSRILFHLQGIRRGGFRTVPSAGATYPLEVYVFSRNDLLPIKKGIYKYVPAKNALEDVDAEAEFEGFVIAAVTARTTSFYGLRGYRYVRQEIGHALQNLFLSLISHGFSWSLRFLKPRLEEEESPSRVAGIELKNVENYCRGFLVERAFPLDKVIALRSSIRNYRKEGLSEEQLITILRWSVGEVVEGGRVYPSLFGKPRVETYLSVSLVRGIDSGVYYVNPQTLTLEPIKMGDFSEALWRYSLRQQALLKAPVVVILSGIGPEAEVESGIVSQNIYLNVTHEGLGTVAVGAFDDEKIASLTGIDNPLYLMPIGKPARE from the coding sequence ATGTCAGTCCCGTCTAAGCTGCCGACTCCTAGCCTGCGTGATAAGCCGACTCTTCGAGAGGCTCTATGGTGTCTAGCCAATGCAACCCCCCTCCAGTGCCCCAGGTGTGACCTGGAAGGCTTGTCCCGCATTCTTTTCCACCTTCAAGGTATACGGCGCGGGGGTTTTAGAACGGTTCCCTCAGCCGGTGCTACATATCCGCTGGAGGTGTACGTTTTTTCAAGGAATGATCTTTTACCTATAAAAAAGGGGATATACAAGTATGTCCCGGCGAAGAACGCTCTCGAGGATGTTGACGCGGAGGCAGAGTTCGAAGGGTTTGTGATAGCAGCTGTCACCGCTAGAACCACGAGCTTCTACGGTTTAAGGGGCTATAGATACGTTAGGCAGGAAATCGGGCATGCGCTACAAAATCTTTTCTTGTCGTTGATAAGCCATGGTTTTTCCTGGTCTCTAAGGTTTTTGAAGCCTAGACTAGAAGAGGAAGAGTCCCCCTCAAGAGTTGCCGGAATCGAGTTAAAGAACGTGGAAAACTATTGTAGAGGTTTCCTGGTAGAGCGCGCATTTCCCCTAGACAAAGTCATAGCCTTGAGGTCGAGCATACGCAACTATAGAAAGGAGGGCCTCTCGGAAGAACAGCTCATAACAATTCTAAGATGGTCCGTCGGCGAGGTGGTTGAGGGTGGCAGAGTCTATCCAAGTCTCTTCGGGAAGCCAAGAGTCGAGACCTATCTCTCGGTGTCTTTAGTCCGAGGCATAGATTCAGGCGTGTACTACGTGAACCCGCAGACGTTAACCCTAGAGCCTATAAAGATGGGGGATTTCTCTGAAGCTCTCTGGAGATATTCTCTCAGACAGCAAGCCCTGTTAAAGGCTCCAGTCGTGGTCATACTCTCGGGAATAGGTCCCGAAGCAGAGGTAGAGTCGGGGATCGTTTCCCAGAACATTTACCTTAATGTAACTCACGAGGGCCTAGGGACAGTTGCTGTAGGCGCGTTTGACGACGAGAAGATAGCAAGCCTAACAGGAATTGATAATCCATTGTATCTAATGCCCATCGGGAAGCCTGCTCGGGAATAG
- a CDS encoding XTP/dITP diphosphatase: MKLYLATQNKHKIDEIAMILAPYSIQVIAAPFKKLELQSKNIEEIALKAVESIEPQDAPVAVEDSGLFIDELNGFPGPYSSYVYETIGIKGVLKLMQGVADRSATFISVIAVKTPQGEIKAFKGETKGTVTLQPRGKHGFGFDPIFQPLGSNKTFAEMSIEEKNIYSHRGKAAKMLAWWLRGII, from the coding sequence GTGAAGTTGTACCTAGCTACACAGAATAAACACAAGATAGATGAAATCGCGATGATTCTAGCCCCTTACAGCATACAAGTAATAGCTGCTCCTTTCAAGAAGCTAGAGCTACAGTCTAAGAACATTGAGGAGATAGCGCTTAAAGCCGTGGAGAGTATAGAGCCACAGGATGCTCCCGTAGCCGTCGAGGACTCGGGACTCTTCATAGACGAGCTGAACGGTTTTCCAGGACCATACAGCAGCTATGTCTACGAGACGATAGGAATAAAAGGGGTACTAAAGCTCATGCAGGGAGTAGCTGACAGGTCCGCTACCTTCATCTCAGTAATAGCGGTGAAGACCCCTCAAGGCGAGATCAAGGCCTTTAAAGGAGAGACAAAGGGCACTGTAACCCTCCAGCCCAGAGGAAAACATGGCTTCGGATTCGACCCTATCTTCCAGCCGCTCGGGTCAAACAAGACCTTCGCGGAGATGAGCATCGAGGAGAAAAACATTTATTCCCATAGAGGCAAAGCTGCTAAAATGCTGGCATGGTGGTTGAGAGGGATCATTTAA
- a CDS encoding PX domain-containing protein produces MTKRRAQMVVAAVLIIGLLVMSILVTVYEAHTLFLTTRSPVVRETVGAITADFKRAIAAMLALATRAYFNYSEFTDFTDRFGGFGVSAYNRHNFTVARIAAKTYLEYWRQSIMKAYGEYGAQVSYQLLELNLSQELGRPRSVNNLMKGYWYLPVSGSYAYAKLKLNLTALGFYNWESDVFVGLTVTVYRNPVSVTASNVTIILNVRQDGDLDYSRNPPSVRGAPYGRLITSGWVRIYYPEKDAQGRYTGAWRQARIKDITYGGMGNYSITFEPAVDVLTDPLTKEQYVPIMVVVSDERGIIVEASTYKYIVFSIQRNTPDTLVYYDSSGQKQTLNRPSDISNEVYTLEMSSNLSFYWLNTKLQIDPNLKLPPFPYIPIKQIRVNTTLRGTNDVLNERPIQYENWTTTIWRLANIPVNLPVGLSDPQMDFVRGDKYNTRLVFQVKFPSTSIKQQLVALWWKDDLDAQPAAYPTQITYIWDSTHKDIMHPLYDVELVDLEHPQSRGYLDYEGVAAAVLRDPQTDFAFGPYNLHAFDTYGSSLGRYRPYGVWKVYYSYLRYSWIQAPIRIFALLNTTFVGNVYASGDVRSDYYATLSILSVVNGTRYVPVLTYVYWMNNQDGEGYWLATEMGRGVADWFLYLTAGLQAISNVKLQNRTYNSPFPWRSDPPVECYPDPGIMLAHWSWSGDLGRALILNWNGVQKLYSVGGSDARFCTTKYAPGGTKQGSIEYVFWPSDVERTVNKGTLVAFWNVIFDFRSSGPGFGTYPGSDAWKNAYIYASMFLENYAPKVGPPP; encoded by the coding sequence ATGACTAAACGTAGAGCCCAGATGGTGGTCGCTGCGGTTCTCATAATTGGTCTACTGGTGATGTCCATCCTCGTAACCGTATACGAGGCCCACACGCTTTTCCTAACTACTAGAAGCCCAGTGGTACGGGAGACGGTAGGCGCTATAACAGCCGACTTTAAAAGAGCTATCGCGGCCATGCTAGCCTTAGCCACAAGGGCTTACTTTAACTACTCTGAGTTCACAGATTTCACTGACAGGTTTGGAGGCTTCGGCGTGTCCGCGTATAACAGACACAACTTTACGGTGGCGAGGATAGCCGCCAAAACCTACCTCGAGTACTGGAGGCAGTCCATAATGAAGGCGTACGGCGAGTACGGTGCCCAAGTATCCTACCAACTCTTAGAGCTGAACCTGTCCCAGGAACTAGGGAGACCCAGGAGTGTAAATAACCTTATGAAGGGCTACTGGTACCTCCCGGTCTCTGGGAGCTATGCGTACGCCAAGCTCAAGCTGAACCTAACGGCGCTAGGATTCTACAACTGGGAGAGCGATGTATTTGTCGGGCTGACCGTGACGGTATACAGGAATCCCGTCAGCGTCACGGCCTCCAACGTCACGATAATATTAAATGTCCGTCAAGACGGGGACCTCGACTATTCAAGAAACCCGCCGAGCGTCCGTGGCGCTCCCTACGGTAGGCTCATCACAAGCGGATGGGTCCGCATCTACTACCCAGAGAAGGACGCCCAAGGCAGGTACACAGGCGCCTGGAGGCAGGCGAGAATCAAGGACATAACCTACGGAGGCATGGGCAACTATTCGATAACATTCGAGCCAGCAGTAGATGTTCTGACTGACCCGCTAACGAAGGAGCAGTACGTGCCAATCATGGTTGTTGTCTCGGACGAGAGAGGAATAATCGTGGAAGCCTCCACCTACAAGTATATAGTCTTCTCGATACAGAGGAACACCCCTGATACGCTTGTCTACTACGACTCTTCAGGGCAAAAGCAGACGCTCAACAGGCCGAGCGATATAAGTAACGAGGTCTACACGCTCGAGATGAGTAGCAACCTGTCCTTCTACTGGCTGAACACTAAGCTGCAAATAGACCCAAATCTAAAGCTGCCCCCATTCCCATATATTCCCATCAAACAGATAAGGGTCAACACCACCCTCAGAGGGACGAATGATGTTCTAAACGAGAGGCCTATCCAATACGAGAACTGGACCACCACCATATGGAGGCTAGCAAACATTCCTGTTAACCTGCCGGTAGGACTTTCCGACCCCCAGATGGACTTCGTAAGGGGAGACAAGTACAACACGAGGCTTGTCTTCCAGGTGAAATTCCCGTCAACTTCCATCAAGCAGCAGCTGGTAGCACTCTGGTGGAAAGATGACCTCGACGCGCAGCCCGCAGCTTACCCTACCCAGATAACGTACATTTGGGACTCCACACATAAGGATATTATGCACCCGCTCTATGACGTCGAGCTGGTAGACTTAGAGCATCCCCAGTCTAGAGGTTACCTCGACTATGAAGGCGTCGCTGCTGCTGTGCTACGCGACCCTCAAACAGACTTTGCTTTTGGCCCCTACAACCTCCATGCTTTCGACACATACGGGTCATCTTTAGGGAGATATAGACCCTACGGGGTGTGGAAGGTCTACTATAGTTACCTTAGGTACAGCTGGATTCAAGCCCCCATCAGGATTTTTGCCTTGCTCAACACTACATTTGTCGGTAATGTTTATGCCAGCGGTGACGTTAGGAGCGACTATTACGCGACACTGAGCATACTATCAGTCGTGAACGGGACGAGGTATGTCCCAGTCCTGACCTACGTCTACTGGATGAACAACCAGGATGGCGAGGGGTACTGGTTGGCCACAGAGATGGGCAGAGGGGTTGCCGACTGGTTCCTCTACTTGACAGCGGGGCTACAAGCCATAAGCAATGTAAAGCTGCAAAACCGGACATATAATTCCCCCTTCCCCTGGAGGAGTGATCCTCCCGTCGAATGCTATCCGGATCCCGGTATCATGCTTGCTCATTGGAGCTGGAGCGGTGACCTGGGCAGAGCCCTCATACTTAACTGGAACGGTGTTCAAAAACTGTACAGCGTGGGCGGAAGTGACGCAAGGTTCTGTACAACAAAGTATGCTCCAGGGGGTACAAAGCAGGGATCCATTGAATATGTTTTCTGGCCGTCGGATGTCGAGCGCACCGTTAATAAAGGTACTTTAGTAGCGTTCTGGAACGTGATTTTCGATTTCCGCAGTAGCGGCCCCGGCTTTGGCACATATCCTGGGAGCGATGCATGGAAGAATGCCTACATTTATGCATCCATGTTTCTAGAGAACTATGCTCCCAAGGTAGGCCCGCCTCCATAG
- a CDS encoding TIGR00269 family protein, which produces MGEYLCREHFIEYFERRVYETIRHFQLIEEGDRVAVAVSGGKDSLTTLYLLTKFSKELKSEVFGVAVDEGIAGYREYKLQALSKLANDLGVKIFIGRFKDYFDMTLDEAVERLRGKGMKIKPCSVCGVFRRFIMNKMARELGATKLATGHNLDDEVQVFVMNALKAHIEGVEREGINSRTTGEGLVPRIKPLYLITEKEVLTYTLLKGIHTPFVECPYIVYALRHPIRHWINHVEDETPSFKYKVLALKELTRKLLPKPLEGAQRCLVCGEPSSRPVCKACLFRAYLDKDFEQRLIQKISLYEASTRLKSDF; this is translated from the coding sequence CTGGGAGAATATCTTTGCAGGGAACACTTCATAGAGTATTTTGAGAGAAGGGTCTATGAGACAATAAGACACTTCCAACTTATCGAAGAGGGAGACAGGGTAGCTGTAGCTGTGAGCGGGGGAAAAGACAGTTTAACGACACTCTACCTGCTCACCAAGTTCTCGAAAGAGTTGAAATCAGAGGTATTCGGAGTCGCTGTCGACGAGGGCATAGCAGGCTATCGTGAATACAAGCTTCAAGCCCTCTCAAAGCTCGCAAACGATCTCGGGGTCAAGATATTCATAGGACGTTTTAAGGACTACTTTGACATGACTCTGGATGAAGCAGTTGAAAGGCTCAGAGGTAAGGGGATGAAGATTAAGCCGTGTAGCGTCTGCGGAGTTTTCAGGAGGTTCATCATGAATAAGATGGCGCGCGAACTTGGTGCCACCAAGCTAGCTACGGGCCATAATCTCGATGACGAGGTTCAAGTCTTCGTAATGAATGCGCTGAAAGCACACATTGAAGGCGTTGAGCGGGAGGGAATTAATTCAAGGACAACAGGGGAAGGACTGGTACCACGAATAAAGCCCCTTTACCTAATAACTGAAAAGGAGGTTCTGACATACACCCTCCTAAAAGGAATACATACCCCCTTCGTGGAATGCCCGTACATTGTTTATGCGCTTAGACATCCTATAAGGCACTGGATAAACCACGTCGAAGACGAGACTCCGAGCTTCAAATACAAGGTTCTAGCGCTCAAAGAGTTAACTCGCAAGCTGCTCCCAAAACCCCTTGAGGGTGCGCAGAGGTGCTTGGTGTGCGGGGAGCCATCATCTAGACCTGTCTGTAAGGCTTGTCTATTTAGAGCCTACCTCGACAAGGACTTTGAACAAAGGCTCATACAGAAAATATCTCTATATGAAGCCTCTACGAGGCTGAAGAGTGATTTTTGA
- a CDS encoding MoaD/ThiS family protein, with protein sequence MAGECNGFKVRVDKFGREYFEVCVSKGATVRDLLRILGLSESEVVVVLNGEVVAEDEELGPDVHVKIHSVVSGG encoded by the coding sequence ATGGCGGGAGAATGTAATGGCTTCAAAGTGCGAGTAGACAAGTTTGGACGCGAGTACTTTGAAGTCTGTGTAAGTAAGGGAGCTACGGTAAGAGACCTTCTTAGGATTCTAGGATTATCCGAGAGTGAGGTTGTAGTGGTTCTTAACGGTGAAGTTGTTGCTGAGGACGAGGAGCTCGGACCAGACGTACATGTAAAGATACACTCTGTGGTTTCGGGTGGTTAG
- a CDS encoding YhbY family RNA-binding protein: MSSIFQDPTVVTINIGKNGIDEKIIKEVENVLRARGVVKIRLLKNFREAYGYTREEVAIILSQRLNAEVVGIRGYVIALKKRRG, from the coding sequence TTGTCAAGCATTTTTCAAGATCCGACAGTAGTTACAATAAACATAGGGAAAAACGGCATAGACGAGAAGATTATCAAGGAGGTCGAAAACGTTCTTAGGGCTCGTGGAGTCGTGAAGATTCGATTGCTGAAAAACTTCAGGGAAGCCTATGGTTATACTCGAGAAGAGGTCGCTATTATTCTCTCACAGAGGCTCAATGCGGAGGTTGTCGGGATAAGAGGTTATGTCATAGCCCTGAAAAAGAGAAGAGGGTAG
- a CDS encoding metallophosphoesterase, with protein MADAASLPRLKLSRNLELVGLGLYISDEDTLLIADLHIGYEEALSEDGIFIPPVQTAEMRALISRMVRETGASKLVLLGDIKHEFGDVTRQEWRETNELLSFLTEELRLSVSVVRGNHDNYLIPILKKMNISLYDPHATVGSSLLIHGHKPLPVEGFAESVKLIVMGHEHPAIVLRDELGAKVKLKVFLDGEYMGKRVIVLPALSPLMPGTEVNVERKLLSPLLREARVDDFRVYAVDIEAGIYDFGLIKHLRLVSSTPSEL; from the coding sequence TTGGCGGATGCAGCTAGCTTGCCCCGTCTAAAACTTTCAAGGAACCTTGAACTGGTCGGGCTAGGACTATATATCTCAGATGAAGATACACTTTTGATCGCAGACCTACACATAGGATACGAGGAGGCCTTATCCGAGGACGGGATTTTTATTCCCCCTGTTCAGACCGCCGAGATGCGCGCCCTCATATCACGAATGGTAAGGGAGACGGGTGCATCGAAGCTCGTCCTCCTAGGTGACATTAAGCATGAGTTTGGGGATGTGACGAGGCAGGAGTGGCGTGAAACAAACGAGTTATTAAGTTTTCTCACAGAGGAGCTGAGACTGAGTGTGAGCGTGGTGCGCGGGAACCATGATAATTACCTTATACCCATCCTGAAGAAGATGAACATCTCCCTATACGACCCTCATGCGACCGTAGGGTCGTCATTACTTATACACGGCCACAAACCGTTACCTGTGGAGGGTTTTGCGGAGAGTGTCAAGCTTATAGTGATGGGGCACGAGCACCCAGCCATAGTTTTACGAGACGAACTAGGAGCCAAGGTGAAACTCAAGGTGTTCCTTGACGGCGAATACATGGGGAAGAGAGTAATCGTCCTGCCAGCGCTTAGCCCCCTCATGCCCGGAACAGAGGTCAATGTTGAGAGAAAGCTCCTATCCCCCCTGCTACGGGAAGCTAGAGTCGACGACTTCAGGGTCTACGCGGTTGACATCGAGGCAGGAATCTATGATTTCGGGCTTATAAAGCATTTAAGATTAGTTAGCAGTACGCCTTCCGAGCTATAA